In Capillibacterium thermochitinicola, the genomic stretch ATCTTTTCGAGATCCTTAAAACTCAATTCCGGACTCCGTTTTAAGCTCCACAAGAGATCCCCTTCGGTAATGGTCCCCGCATATTTACCCTCTTTATTAACCAACGGCATCGCACTATAACGGTGGTATTCCATCTTTTCCAAAGCCTGCCGCATGGTGGAATCTTCCGCGATCCAGACCACTTCTTCTTTCGGTGTCAGGTAAAAAGCAACATTCAAACTTTCATTCCCCCTTCTGATCAGGCTCTACCATCCTATAACGTCTATCGAGGCAAAACATTTCATTTAATTTTGCCAAAACGTACGCTATAATAGCATCAAGTTGATTAATTTATGCAATACAGGCGGTGATCGGATGCGTAAGCGTTGGCCCCGGATCTTGTCCCTACTCGTTCTCTCCCTCTTCCTGGCGACCGGCTGTGAGTTTGAAGAGGGTATCCTTGAGCGGTTTGCCGGCGAACGGCTCGGCCTCATTTTGGAAACGGAGCCCTACACCTATGAACGGAGCCTCGAAACGAGACTCATCAACCACATCAGTAAACGCTTTGACCTGCAAGTCATCAACCCCAAACTTTTAATGGACGCCAGTACATACTCCGGCAGGATGTTGGAGGATTATTGCCGGGATGAATTGGGTTTGGGTTTTCTCCTCACGATCAAGTTGACGGATATCATCATCAACGAACCCCGGCCCAACCTGGAGATCGAACCGCACCGGGTCGCGGTCGAAGTCTCCTCTACCTGCTCGCTTACGCTCATCTATACCCTCAAGGATTTAGCGATGGACCAGATCCTCTACTTTGGCCAAAGCAACGGTTCTTCAAAGATGACCAACCGGGTGAACGCCGGCGAAGGCGGCATCCAACTGGACCTGGATGAGTTTGACCCCTACAAGTTGGTTGAAGAGGCCATGTTCGCCGCTTTACGTAACTCCGACTTATTATAATCCATTTTCCGCTGTTCCTCAACGGTGAAATCGGCCCGCCGGCTCCCGCTTCTTTCTCCTTTTTTACGGTAATTGCCCGCACCTGTTTTATCTCGCCACGCGAGGGAAAGACTATAGTCGAGCACGAACCACGATGAAAGGAGAAATGAAGTGAGTACTTTCCCAACCCTCTTCAGTCCGGCGAAGATCGGCCGATTGGAGATTAAAAACCGCTTAATTATGCCCGCCATGGGTACGGGCATGGCGAACGCGGACGGGACGGTCTCCGACCAACTCTATCATTACCACCGGGTACGCGCGGCGGGCGGCACCGGCATGATCACGGTGGAGATTGCAGCTGTCCACCCGACCACCGGCGGTATGAGCCCGGCAATCTGGGATGACCGTTTTATCCCCGGCCTCAAACGGCTGGCCGATGTAATCCATGAAGGCGGCGCGAAAGCCTGTATCCAGCTCTGGCACGCCGGCCGGCAGACCAACTCCAGAGTCACCGGCCTCCCGATCATCGGTCCGTCCCCCATCCCCTGCCCTGTCTGCCAGGAAGAGCCGACGGTGATGGACCGGGAGATGATCCAGGACATCGTCGAAAGTTTCGGTGATGCGGCGCGCCGGGCCAAAGAGGCCGGGTTTGACTGCGTGGAACTCCATGGCGCCCACGGGTACCTGCTGGCCCAATTCATGTCCCCCTATTCCAACCACCGTACCGACGAATACGGCGGCAGCATGGAAAACCGGGCCCGCTTTCCGCTGGAGGTCATTGCCAATGTCCGCGCCAAGGTCGGCCCCGATTACCCCGTCATCTACCGTTTGAGCGGCGAGGAACTGGTTAATAACGGTTTGACCATTGAGGACACGAAAAAAATCGCCCCGCTCCTCGTGGAGCACGGTGTGGACGCCATCCACGTTTCGGCCGGCCTTTATGAAAGCTTGCGCTACACCGTGCCGCCGATGGATTTGGACCGGGGTTTCAATGTTTGGGCGGCCGAAGAGGTGAAGAAGGTCGTCCCCGTACCGGTGATCGCGGTCGGCCGGATCAACGATCCCTTCCTGGCCGAGGATATTCTGGCCCAAGGGAAAGCCGATTTCATTGCCATCGGGCGCAGCCTCCTTACCGACCCCGCCTGGCCCAACAAAGTCCGGAATGGACAGTATGAAAGGATGCGCCATTGCATCGCCTGCAACCAGGGGTGTGTCGACCGCATGCTAATCGAAGGCAAGCACGCCACCTGCACTCTGAACCCGGCCTGCGGACGGGAGGAAGCTTTTACCTTTGAACCGGTCACGTCAAAACGGAAAGTGGTCGTGGTCGGCGGGGGCCCGGCCGGCATGGAGGCGGCCCGGATTGTCAAAGACCGCGGTTGTGATGTGGTCCTCTTTGAAGCCAGCGACAAACTTGGCGGCCAGTGGCGTCTCGCCGGCATTCCGCCGAAAAAATGTGAGATCGCCGGCGATGTGGAATGGCTGATTAAACAACTGGAACTGAGCGGGGTCGATGTTCGCCTGAGCACCCCCGCCACCAAGGCCAATGTTGAAGCGGAGAAGCCCGATGCGATCATACTCGCCACCGGTTCGAAGCCGATCAAACCGCCGATCGACGGGGTCGACCAACCGCACGTCCGTTTTGCCCCCGAGGTCCTGGAGAACCCCGCCTCGGTCGGTGAAACGGTGGTCGTGATCGGCGGTGGCACCACCGGGGTGGAAACCGCCGAATTCCTCGCCGAAAAGGGGAAAAAGGTGACCGTCATCGAGGCCTTAGGTGAGATCGCCCGCACCCTCGGGCCGGCCCGGAAACAGTTCCTGAAAGAACGTCTTCAGCAGTATAAGGTGGACGTCCGGGTTAATACCAAAGTAAAAAGGATCACCGCCAAAGGTGTGGAGCTTGACGACCAAAACAACACCCTAATCCCCGCTGACAATGTCGTCATCGCCGTCGGCGTCCAAAGCGTCAATCCTTTGGAAAAAGAGCTGAAAGCGGTGGCTCCGGTTTATGTGATCGGTGACGCGAAAGAACCCCGCGACGCCACGTGCGCTTTTTACGAAGCCAATGAAGTGGCTTTGCGCCTTTTCCGGCAGCCCGACCCGGCGACGCCTTCTCTTCACGGTGTTTCCGGGCGGTAGCCGGTTGGGTAACTGACCGGCCAGCCGGGCCGTATCGTGCCCCGGCCAACCCATTAAAAAAAGAAGGGCTGTCCCTCAGGACAGCCCTTTTGTTCCCACACCTCTTGACTAACAATTAGGCAAAAACACGTGTCACTTTCACTCGTCTTCTTTTTTCCTAACCAGTTAGATGGGCAACTACTATCTCCAAAACGGCGGCCAAAAGAGGCCGGAAGCTCACCCCCCACCAAAGCGGTGGGTCACGTTGTGGATCCACCGTCCCGAACGCAGGCGCCACAAACACAGAAAAGCTTTGGTCAACTCCTCACAAAGACTCAAGCTATAGACAAGATGAACCGACAGCCTTAGCACAAAAGCACCCGCCACGGTCAAAGGCACGCCGATGAACCACATGGTAAACCCTTCGAGGAGGAAGGACCCCCGCGCATCGCCCCCACCCCGCAAAATCCCAACGATCGCAATGATATTAAAGATCCGGATGAAAAAGACGATGGCTACGATATAAATAATGTTCTGGGTCGAATGCCGGACCATGGCCGAGACCTTAAACGCATTGAGCAGATAGGGCGAAAACACCGCCAGCAGTAGACCCAAAATTATCCCCGCGGCCACCGCCATAACGGAAAACCTTTTTCCGTAATCCTTGGCTTGCCTTATTTCCCCGGCTCCGATACTGTTGCCGATCATCACCGCCGCCGCGTTAGCCATCCCGAAGATCACCACCATGAAAAGGTTGGTAATGGTGTTGACGATCTGGATGGTCGCGACGGCCTGGGTCCCCATCCGGCCGTAAACAACCGCATAGACCAGACTGGCCAAGGCCCAACAAATCTCATTAAGAAGCACCGGCAGGATTGTCCGGTAGGCTTTCCGGATAAACCCGAGATCAAAATCCAGCAATTCGCTGAGTGTAGCCGCCAACACCTCCCGGTGCCGGTAAATGACGACCACCAAAACACTGCTCTCCACCACGCGGGCAATCACCGTCGCCACCGCCGCCCCGGCCACCCCCATCGCCGGTGCCCCAAATTTCCCGAAGATCAACATATAATTGAAGAAGACATTACAAACCAGCGCCACCGTGCTGACGGCCATAGGGAGCAGGGTATTACCGATGGACCGCAAGGCAAAGACGTAAACAAAGGCAATTCCGGTAAAAAGGTAACTGCCGAGTACAATCCGTAAATACCGGCTTCCCTCCACAATCACGAGCGGGTCATTATTAAAAATCATGATAATCTGGCGGGGAAAAAGAAGACCGACAACCATAAACACGGCAGAGATCGTAAGGGCCGACCCCAGTCCGACCCCGAGAATCCGCCGGATATTCTTCAGATCCTGCGTCCCCCAAAACTGGGCGATAAAGACCGAACATCCGGCGCTTAAGCCGATCAGAAACATCATAAAAAAGAAAAAATACTGGTTGGCAATCCCCACCGCCGCAATCGCCGTCTCCCCCAACTGGCCGACCATCACCGTATCGACCATGTTTAAAAACGAACCAATAAAATTTTGGATGGCCACCGGAATAGCCAGGGTCAGCATGCGGCGGTAAAATTTCCGGTCGGTGAACACCCCGTTTATGATAACTTTACTTTGATCCAATTTCTTCTCCTCCTGACAAGATTAGGGGCGCGCCCGGGTTTATGCGCCCGGCCTGCTTCAGAAGAATCCGGCCAGACCGGCCCCTAACACAATCACCGCAAAAACCAGCCGGTAGAGGGCAAAGATCCGCATCGGTTTTTTCTTGAGGTAGGCAATAAACCCGTCCACCACGGCCAAAGCAACTAGAAAAGAAATAACAAAACCAACGACCAGGGAAAGGCGTTCCCCCATGGTCAACAGCCCAAGCCCGCCCAATTTGGCGATCTTCAAGGTGCTCATCCCCACCATCACGGGGATCGCCAAGAAAAACGAGAATTCAGTGGCCGCCACCGTAGTCAGCCCGGCGACCCAACCCCCGATGATCGTCGAAGCCGAACGGGACATCCCCGGAATAATCGCCAGGCATTGGAACAAACCGATGGTCCATGCTTGCCGCAGAGAGACATCCCAAATGTCACCCTTCGCCCGGTTATCGCGCAAGCGCTTCTCCGCATAAAGCATTAAAAGGCCGCCGCCAAACAAGGCGATTGCCACCGGGACCGGCGCAAACAAATATTGTTCAGCCAGATCATCGAAGAGAACCCCCAGAATGCCGCCCGGGATGCAGGCCACCAGAATGGTGAACCAGAATTTAAAACCAGAACGGGCAAACCCAACTTGTCGTGGAAAAAAATTAACCAGCGTCGCTCTGATTTTATCCCAATACAAAGCCACTACCGCACAAATGGCCCCCAGTTGGATCACGTAAGTGTACATCTCAACATAGTGCGGACTTTCCCCGCGAAAACCAATCAGATTCTCCGCAATAACCAGATGCCCGGTGGAAGACACCGGCAGAAACTCGGTGATCCCTTCCACAATGCCTAAGAACACCGATTTTAACACCAGGATTAAAGTCGCCATTTTGCAAATTCTCCCCCTTTGTCACCGACCAGGACCAAACAGGCCTTGCCACCGGGCCAACCGGCCTTTAAATTGCTCTAACTTAAAAATTATATACTGTTCTCCGGCGGCCAATCCTACCCGCACCATCATTAAAATTGAATAAACTACCCTTCTCTTTAGGGTCACAAAAAGAGAGCAGCATTTTGGAGCGCTGCTCTCTCTTATAATAAACTGTTTTCTTCTCCCGGGCAAGCAAAAGATTTAAAGAAGCGCAGGCGCCGATGACAGTTGGTGGCCGCTGCCAAAGCGCAGCGTCCGGGAGGCGTTAACCACCGCCAGTAACGTCACACCCACGTCGGCAAAGACCGCCTCCCAGATTGAGGCCACCCCAATAGTGCCCAGGGCGAGAAAGAAAACTTTGACCGCCAACGCCAAATAGATGTTCTGCCAGATAATCCGCCTGGTCCGCCGGGCAATTTCGATGGCCCGGACCAGTTTGGCCGGGGCATCCTCCATCAGAACCACATCGGCGGCTTCGATGGCCGCATCGCTCCCCAGTCCGCCCATGGCCACCCCGATGTCCGCCCGGG encodes the following:
- a CDS encoding CBS domain-containing protein, which produces MNVAFYLTPKEEVVWIAEDSTMRQALEKMEYHRYSAMPLVNKEGKYAGTITEGDLLWSLKRSPELSFKDLEKIRIKDIPRYQKNEAVSINAQIEELIPLAVHQNFIPVVDDQQNFIGIVKRSTIINYLYQRLTAFASQGR
- a CDS encoding oxidoreductase; translation: MSTFPTLFSPAKIGRLEIKNRLIMPAMGTGMANADGTVSDQLYHYHRVRAAGGTGMITVEIAAVHPTTGGMSPAIWDDRFIPGLKRLADVIHEGGAKACIQLWHAGRQTNSRVTGLPIIGPSPIPCPVCQEEPTVMDREMIQDIVESFGDAARRAKEAGFDCVELHGAHGYLLAQFMSPYSNHRTDEYGGSMENRARFPLEVIANVRAKVGPDYPVIYRLSGEELVNNGLTIEDTKKIAPLLVEHGVDAIHVSAGLYESLRYTVPPMDLDRGFNVWAAEEVKKVVPVPVIAVGRINDPFLAEDILAQGKADFIAIGRSLLTDPAWPNKVRNGQYERMRHCIACNQGCVDRMLIEGKHATCTLNPACGREEAFTFEPVTSKRKVVVVGGGPAGMEAARIVKDRGCDVVLFEASDKLGGQWRLAGIPPKKCEIAGDVEWLIKQLELSGVDVRLSTPATKANVEAEKPDAIILATGSKPIKPPIDGVDQPHVRFAPEVLENPASVGETVVVIGGGTTGVETAEFLAEKGKKVTVIEALGEIARTLGPARKQFLKERLQQYKVDVRVNTKVKRITAKGVELDDQNNTLIPADNVVIAVGVQSVNPLEKELKAVAPVYVIGDAKEPRDATCAFYEANEVALRLFRQPDPATPSLHGVSGR
- a CDS encoding MATE family efflux transporter, which translates into the protein MDQSKVIINGVFTDRKFYRRMLTLAIPVAIQNFIGSFLNMVDTVMVGQLGETAIAAVGIANQYFFFFMMFLIGLSAGCSVFIAQFWGTQDLKNIRRILGVGLGSALTISAVFMVVGLLFPRQIIMIFNNDPLVIVEGSRYLRIVLGSYLFTGIAFVYVFALRSIGNTLLPMAVSTVALVCNVFFNYMLIFGKFGAPAMGVAGAAVATVIARVVESSVLVVVIYRHREVLAATLSELLDFDLGFIRKAYRTILPVLLNEICWALASLVYAVVYGRMGTQAVATIQIVNTITNLFMVVIFGMANAAAVMIGNSIGAGEIRQAKDYGKRFSVMAVAAGIILGLLLAVFSPYLLNAFKVSAMVRHSTQNIIYIVAIVFFIRIFNIIAIVGILRGGGDARGSFLLEGFTMWFIGVPLTVAGAFVLRLSVHLVYSLSLCEELTKAFLCLWRLRSGRWIHNVTHRFGGG
- a CDS encoding undecaprenyl-diphosphate phosphatase, whose translation is MATLILVLKSVFLGIVEGITEFLPVSSTGHLVIAENLIGFRGESPHYVEMYTYVIQLGAICAVVALYWDKIRATLVNFFPRQVGFARSGFKFWFTILVACIPGGILGVLFDDLAEQYLFAPVPVAIALFGGGLLMLYAEKRLRDNRAKGDIWDVSLRQAWTIGLFQCLAIIPGMSRSASTIIGGWVAGLTTVAATEFSFFLAIPVMVGMSTLKIAKLGGLGLLTMGERLSLVVGFVISFLVALAVVDGFIAYLKKKPMRIFALYRLVFAVIVLGAGLAGFF